Genomic segment of bacterium:
CTCGCCGCCTTGACGGATTCGAGTGCGCGCTCGACATGGGGCCAGACTTCATCCCCAAAGCCCGCCCCATCGCCATCGAACTTCCGGATCAGATCGAAGTGGCCGACGATTTCCGGACGCAATTCGCTGACGAGCTCTGCAAGATCATCGAAGTACGCCCGCTCGAGGGGAATGCGGCCTCCGATCTCGGCCATGACGGTCTCCGTGCGCTCCTTCGAAAAGTCGATGCATTGGGCATTCACGTGGTGAACGCTCCCGATGATGAAATCGGGGTCGGCATCTTCACGAATCCGAGTCATCAGCCTGGCCCAATCGTCGGGAGGCAGGCGCTCGGTCTCGAAACCGACGAGGATCTCGAGACGATCCGAGTAGAGAGCCCGCAGGCGCGCGGCTTCCAGCTGATAGTCGGCGAAGAGTCGTCCCAACCCTTCGACACCAAGATCGATTTCGTCTTCGAAGACGTCCTCGCTTCGAATACGCGGGCAGTGCTCGCTCAATCCGTAGTGGGTGAAGCCTGCCTGCCACGCTCGTTCCACCACCTCTTCGAGGCGGCCCTTGGCAT
This window contains:
- a CDS encoding histidinol-phosphatase HisJ family protein, giving the protein MPWFSYHGGHSGEFCRHAKGRLEEVVERAWQAGFTHYGLSEHCPRIRSEDVFEDEIDLGVEGLGRLFADYQLEAARLRALYSDRLEILVGFETERLPPDDWARLMTRIREDADPDFIIGSVHHVNAQCIDFSKERTETVMAEIGGRIPLERAYFDDLAELVSELRPEIVGHFDLIRKFDGDGAGFGDEVWPHVERALESVKAA